ATAAATGTTTTATACATCACTGGATATATATGTTCATATTCCCTTATGAACGAAGAATGTTTACTTATTCATATGTTGGATCATCCATGGAGGCATGACCGTAGATGGTTGACTTTGTCTTGGAGTTTCTTCTacttcaccatcaccatcacctgcTGCTTGATACGTATCACTGTGTACGTTTCATATGTAAACACTATTTAAGTTTGGATTTATTATGTTTATTCTTTATGACATAGCAAAAAGTTAAATAGAGTaatgttaccaggtgtttaatatgCGTAACTGAAATGAAGGTATCATTTCATCGGTTTGCTGCTCAATCTCGTAATGGTTTATTACTTCTTTCTCCTTTTCCTTGATCTGTGTAGTTTTAAGTCGTAAATTTAAGTCATTTTCAATCGAATAAAACTAGCTATATATATTTCTAGTGTTGTAATCGGCGGCCGTCTCAGCTGAGTAGTCTGTTTGGTGACTAACCTGTCGTTTTTTGCCCAAAGCAGTCTAATTAGTCGGTCAATCCTAGAAGGTCAGTCAAAGTCGCGTTTGAGTCGGCCAAAGTTAGatcaaaatttttatatttttttataatcagATTTTGTGTTGTgtacatatttaaaaaaaaaattattatcagATTTTTGTGTTGCGCGCACACAACGTATATTACTaaaagtcaacttagtcaacgtctAACGCGACTCGACTGACTAGTTTAAAGTCCCGACTCGTCTCCATCTCACGACTTTTTCAACCTTGGAATAATCCGATTAAATTTACCTGCTTAGACAGAATGTTATTTTGATCCTGCAAATCCTTGTCCTGTATATATGTTTACATGTGGATCATATCATTATGTATCATCTCATAAAAAATGTTTGTACAAAAAGTAAACGTTGTATTCATGAACAGAATTAGCTTTTTATCGAATATGGGAAATGTGCGTACCTTATTTTGGAGCTGCGAAATTGTTTCAAGCATCATCTGATTCTGCATATTACAGACGGCTCGGTTTATTGCATGCACAAAACCAGATTTTATTTTAAATTcaatcattaatcattaataattGATATCTACAATGGCTCCCAATTAACTGACATGATAATAATTGAAGATGGGACCTACAAAACAAAATGAATCACACTCTATATACCTTTTTTAACCTAATGTTTTTAAGACCTGTATCAATTTGCTGCTCCAAACTTTGAAGCTCTTTGAGACTCAAGGAATCAAGTTCTTCTCCCATGAAATgtctataaaaaattaaaaatgaaCATTTTTGCAATGTTTACATTAAGATACTAAATACAGTAATAgatataactagttgtggagccctcgcttcgcgccgggggctccgttttgaaaaagagttaaaaaaaagtcttgatctattttgtaaaaaagaatttttttcgacatctaacattgaatggttgttccttttgtgaaaattgcttcttttagcgttcgttttttttttgttttgttttttttttaaaaagttagttgatctattttgtaaaaaagaatgttttttgaCATCTTTTAGTAGCATTGAAGGGTGAGgaagaaaaggaagaaaaaaaaaaggttagttgatttttttggtaaaaaagaatttttttcgacatcttttgataacattgaagggttggttcttttatgagagttgATTATTTTATCGTtggaggaaaaaaaaaaaaatgaaatgacgaaaatacccctgattactattgatgaataatGCTGTTTTgtgtattagatatatagataatataaatataaatgaataaATTAAACACCTTTACTACATATATTTGTTGCAAGTACTTACCTTTGCGATTTCTGCAAAAGCTCAATTCTTGTTTTAAGTTTGGAAAGTTCCAAAGACCAGTTTCCCTACAAGAAGTAGTCATACAGCTTATAGCTTTTTTAACTTGAGggtattttttaaaaaaatgaaaaaaaggaATTTTGAAGATTAAACAGCTAATTAATACATACTTGGGGTTCATTATGGGTTGCAGTAAGTTGCATCTCTGCATATGAGTATCGTTCGTACCTCTCAAGGATCCTTTCCATTCTGTTGCTAAAAAGTTGTACGACAACATAAAACCAAATCAACCAAAACAAAACTAAAGCCAGAAAACACTAAACGTATTATCGGCGATCAGCTTAACCCCCTTCCTATAATTAAATAGCACTTTCTAGATTACTTGATACATTTTATGATTGAGATAGGTGGTATAGATGAGAGTACGAATAATGGTACAATTTCGTGAAGCATGATCTAAAATATATAATGAGTTTTTGGACTTTTTTAACCCTTAGGAGTGTGTTAGTGTTGTATATCTAAATAACCGTCAAcctaaaaataatatttaaatactaTGTATAACACCTTGTAACGTGTTAATGAGAGTCCTTCCCTCTGTtggaaagatttttaatttttttcattCAATTTATTTAGTCCAACCCCCAAAATGATCAATAATTACAAGAGTTTTGACATCTTTTAATATCAATCTACAATCTCCACATTGTAATTGTAATATGGCTAAAAGCTATATTTATGTCTAACCTTTATGAATTTCTTTATTGGCGAGTTTCTTAAATAGAAACTAGATTGTAGAGAATTTGAATATAGTGGACTATTTGTTGGGATCGACTGAAGTAGGGGTTTATTATTCCATTAAGATTTTTCTTAGTAGTTCAAAGTGTCTTAGACCACTTACAAAATGACATCATTTTTACCTGGACAGACTACTACATTAGCATCACTGTAGATGCATAAAACACATATAAGTCCCTAGTTAATtacttaacatgtttatatattatGTTTATCTATAATCAGTCATATATTTAGATACTTGAATGCAAAGAAACTTTAGTATTGTTTGTTTGGTTGACTTATATGTATTGCATATTTGTTTAATTGTAAGTTGTTCAAGCATAAGTTCGCTAATGTTAAATCTAAAGTTCGAATGAGTTTCTCATTCGTACGAATTAAACTTATATACACGGATGAGTGATACATTTAAGTGAGTGTAGCATTTCTCCCCTTAGAAAGAGTAATTGGCCAGATCTTTGTCATAAGCTACAAGTCTTTAGTAGCTTAAAAGGCATTTAACGAAACCCTAGTTAAGTACCTCAAATGACTGCTCTCCATTCCACCATCCACTAATAACCCACTAATTTTCAACTTCACCATCCACTGATAACCCATTCCACCATTATTGGTTAGGTATACCACCCTAACCACCAACCATTGGTTTGATCATAACCACTACCACCTCCACAAATGGTGGTCGGAGATGGGTGGCACTGGAGTAGATCCATCGCCATTCGGATATGGTAGCAATTTCGTCAAAGATACGGTGACCGAAAAATTTAGTGATTGTTCGAGTTGATACATAGTTTTAACCGTCATTTACCGTCTTTTTTCAGCGGATTTGACCATCTCAAGTCGGGCTACCTCCAACTCTGACTAGTCAGCTGACTTGCCCGACTTTCAAGTAATAAAAGAAGATACTTCCCCCCactaaagtgcttccctcttgattatgatcatatatatatatatatatatatatatatatattacacacaaTGTATATCAATATCAACTATACATATTTCAAACGGAATATTCAAACATAAAAATTTCAAACATTTGTAAAATCTTATGAgtataaaaaatattaaaattttgactAAACTTTGACCAACCTTGATTCAGGACGACTTTGACCGACTCAGACCTGACTTTCTAGTATTGACGGGCTAATTAGATGTTTTTGAGTGAAACGGGATGGTCTAGTCACTAAACCGACCTGTCAAACTGTTAACTCTACGTATATAATAAATGGGGAAACTAATTACTCAAGGAGCTAAATTTCTGCATTTTTCATTGCAATTTCTATTGCTCTATTAGTATAAATTTAGAGTGAAAGCTTGAAGGGTGAAAAATTAAATTGGATTCTCTAAAGTCTGAATGAAAGTTGTAGCAAGTGTTAAGATGATAAATATACTCCGTAGTAGATTTTGGAATGGTTCCATCCACATATATACTCGAGTGAAAATAAGGTAAAAGCGGTTTGatgttatagaaatcgtttaaaacCAAAATTCTTAACGAATAACTCAAGTAATTTATAACTAAATATACTGGTCAAAAAGCTCTTATTAAAACATCTACTACTTGGTAAGCTTTATATAGTTACCATGTTGGTGTATGATTATAGTATATACCTTTCGTGTTAATTTTGCTTAAATTTATTCCTATAAAGCAATAAAACGCTTAATTCCATATACAGCATATATATGTCCTCAGTATTTCATGAGAGCAAACATCAATAGCATATGATACCACCATAAGTAGGACACGAAttgaagttttaaaaaaaaatcataaaattagtagttttatatgaTACGGAAAAAAATGTTTGTCCGTACAAGTTATATGTCTAAAGAGAGGTAACATAAAAAGTCATGTTTAGTTTCCACTTAATAATCTATTTATGTTAAGTGTACATAAAAACTATCGTATATAAGTTGATGTTAACTCAAAATGAAAGACAGAATGGTACTAAAGTTCTAATATTAACTACGAGTATCTTACTGCCTTTAAATGAAAAGACATGAAATAATTAGTGTA
This genomic window from Rutidosis leptorrhynchoides isolate AG116_Rl617_1_P2 chromosome 2, CSIRO_AGI_Rlap_v1, whole genome shotgun sequence contains:
- the LOC139892368 gene encoding agamous-like MADS-box protein AP1 isoform X1; amino-acid sequence: MGRGRVTLKRIENKINRQVTFSKRRSGLLKKAHEISVLCDADVALIVFSTKGKLCEYSTDSSNRMERILERYERYSYAEMQLTATHNEPQGNWSLELSKLKTRIELLQKSQRHFMGEELDSLSLKELQSLEQQIDTGLKNIRLKKNQMMLETISQLQNKDKDLQDQNNILSKQIKEKEKEVINHYEIEQQTDEMIPSFQLRILNTCDTYQAAGDGDGEVEETPRQSQPSTVMPPWMIQHMNK
- the LOC139892368 gene encoding agamous-like MADS-box protein AP1 isoform X2, translating into MGRGRVTLKRIENKINRQVTFSKRRSGLLKKAHEISVLCDADVALIVFSTKGKLCEYSTDSSMERILERYERYSYAEMQLTATHNEPQGNWSLELSKLKTRIELLQKSQRHFMGEELDSLSLKELQSLEQQIDTGLKNIRLKKNQMMLETISQLQNKDKDLQDQNNILSKQIKEKEKEVINHYEIEQQTDEMIPSFQLRILNTCDTYQAAGDGDGEVEETPRQSQPSTVMPPWMIQHMNK